The following is a genomic window from Xenopus laevis strain J_2021 chromosome 2L, Xenopus_laevis_v10.1, whole genome shotgun sequence.
ttgaacgctgttttttcactaagggctaaatcctccccagccagcaatcaggcttttaaaggagagatattcccaaaacaaacgcccaattttaaaagcataggatcaccactagtttaaaggggggggtatggggtgctacaaccactgaagctatgccacagctcctggctaaatatacaatatcaaaacaggggggttgtgggagcactctaaaggctttaaagtatatatatataagtataataaatgctattgcatatgtacccaaaacaggggttattttgttacaaagttatgatcataaaattgataagccaccataccacgtcaaggtaaaccccgaatggcggtccctaacttgttttatattttatgtgcattttagcattacctgtaatcaatatccattgaacgctgttttttcactaagggctaaatcctccccagccagcaatcaggcttttaaaggagaattattcccaaaacaaacgcccaattttaaaagcataggatcaccactagtttaaagggggggggtatggggtgctacaaccactgaagctatgccacagctcctggctaaatatacaatatcaaaacaggggggttgtgggagcactctaaaggctttaaagtatatatatataagtataataaatgctattgcatatgtacatatgtacccaaaacaggggttattttgttacaaagttatgatcataaaattgataagccaccataccacgtcaaggtaaaccccgaatggcggtgaaaaaacagcgttcaacggacattgattacaggtaatgctaaaatgcacataaaatataaaacaagttagggaccgccattcggggtttaccttgacgtggtatggtggcttatcaattttatgatcataactttgtaacaaaataacccctgttttgggtacatatgcaatagcatttattatacttatatatactttaaagcctttagagtgctcccacaacccccctgttttgatattgtatatttagccaggagctgtggcatagcttcagtggttgtagcaccccatacccccccctttaaactagtggtgatcctatgcttttaaaattgggcgtttgttttgggaatatctctcctttaaaagccttattgctggctggggaggatttagcccttagtgaaaaaacagcgttcaacggacattgattacaggtaatgctaaaatgcacataaaatataaaacaagttagggaccgccattcggggtttaccttgacgtggtatggtggcttatcaattttatgatcataactttgtaacaaaataacccctgttttgggtacatatgcaatagcatttattatacttatatatactttaaagcctttagagtgctcccacaacccccctgttttgatattgtatatttagccaggagctgtggcatagcttcagtggttgtagcaccccataccccccctttaaactagtggtgatcctatgcttttaaaattgggcgtttgttttgggaatatctctcctttaaaagcctgattgctggctggggaggatttagcccttagtgaaaaaacagcgttcaacgtacattgattacaggtaatgctaaaatgcacataaaatataaaacaagttagggaccaccattcggggtttaccttgacgtggtatggtggcttatcaattttatgatcataactttgtaacaaaataacccctgttttgggtacatatgcaatagcatttattatacttatatatactttaaagcctttagagtgctcccacaacccccctgttttgatattgtatatttagccaggagctgtggcatagcttcagtggttgtagcaccccatacccccccctttaaactagtggtgatcctatgcttttaaaattgggcgtttgttttgggaatatctctcctttaaaagcctgattgctggctggggaggatttagcccttagtgaaaaaacagcgttcaacggacattgattacaggtaatgctaaaatgcacataaaatataaaacaagttagggaccgccattcggggtttaccttgacgtggtatggtggcttatcaattttatgatcataactttgtaacaaaataacccctgttttgggtacatatgcaatagcatttattatacttatatatactttaaagcctttagagtgctcccacaacccccctgttttgatattgtatatttagccaggagctgtggcatagcttcagtggttgtagcaccccataccccccccctttaaactagtggtgatcctatgcttttaaaattgggcgtttgttttgggaatatctctcctttaaaagcctgattgctggctggggaggatttagcccttagtgaaaaaacagcgttcaacggacattgattacaggtaatgctaaaatgcacataaaatataaaacaagttagggaccgccattcggggtttaccttgacgtggtatggtggcttatcaattttatgatcataactttgtaacaaaataacccctgttttgggtacatatgcaatagcatttattatacttatatatactttaaagcctttagagtgctcccacaaccccctgttttgatattgtatatttagccaggagctgtggcatagcttcagtggttgtagcaccccatacccccccctttaaactagtggtgttcctatgcttttaaaattgggcgtttgttttgggaatatctctcctttaaaagcctgattgctggctggggaggatttagcccttagtgaaaaaacagcgttcaacggacattgattacaggtaatgctaaaatgcacataaaatataaaacaagttagggaccgccattcggggtttaccttgacgtggtatggtggcttatcaattttatgatcataactttgtaacaaaataacccctgttttgggtacatatgcaatagcatttattatacttatatatactttaaagcctttagagtgctcccacaacccccctgttttgatattatatatatatatatatagatagatagatagatagatagatagatagatagatagatagatagatagatagatatatatatatatatatatatatatatatatatatatatatatatatatatatatatatatatatatatatatatatatatatacatatagccaCTTGCAGTAGAACTACTTGTAGTTAGCTTCAGACTGGTTTTCTGGAGTCAAATATAGTGATTATTTGTAGCCCATTTGACCTACCCCAAAGAAAATAATGGTTACCCATTTATAGCAAGTTATATAGCAAAAATAAGGTAGTTTGGTTTAACACTGATACTAGCATTACATGTTTTAATTGacattgtatttattgttttagttTTGTGAAATGTATGCTTCTGCTTTTCTTCTCAGGTTACCTCTCTTGGGGTTTCAACATTCTCATTATGTGCTTTGGGCATTGATCGATTCCAGTCAATCACCTCACTTCAGATGTCACCACGACCAGTAGAACAATGCCAGTCTATTCTGGGCAAACTAGCTGTCATCTGGTTGGGGTCACTGATACTTGCGCTTCCAGAGATACTGCTATGGCAGTTCACACAAGAGCAGGCCCCAGGGTCTAGCATGGTTATTGATACATGTATTATGATTCCTGCCCCCAATCTACCACCAGTTTTGCATTCTCTCGTTCTTACCTACCAGCATGCCCGCATGTGGTGGTTCTTGGGATGCTACTTTTGTCTTCCCCTTCTGTTCACCATTACTTCTCTGTTGGTAACACTTCGTATTGTTGGAACAACAAAGGACATCACGTATGGACAGTGCCAACGACAGCTCAGATGGATAGTTGCAAGCCTGGCTACAGTATATGGTGTCTGTACTCTTCCTGAAAATGTCACTAATGTCATAATCAATTATACAAGCTTGGATGTTTCAAGGGATCTACTGTTACTTATCACTCAGTTCTTCTTATTCTTGAAGTGTGCAGTGACACCAGTCCTGCTCCTGTGTCTTTCCAAACACCTAGGGCAGACCTTCCTGgattgttgctgctgttgctgtgaAGAGGCAATTAGGTCAGACTCAAAACAACACTCTGCATCAGAGAGGAAGGAACATGCAGAGGAGCCCCCAACTATTCCATACAATACAAGGGAGTCAGAGCTTCACCTGGGAACACCGTGTTAAGAGGAGGGATGAGAAATGTATGTGTAAATAGAGCATATATGTATATGGTCTAGTGAAAGAACCCTACCCTACAATATGACAGATGCAGGATACAGCATTGCAGAGAAAACGAAAGGAAGCATGCATTAAACAgttataaagtaaaatatgtaGTTATGGTAATTTGAgcattaaataaatgaattaatttgAGAGCATATGCAACATATTGCACAGGAATGAGATGCTCAGTCTGGTGTattattaaagaaacattttcttacataagatttttattttatattttagcctTTGACAATAAACAATAATTTCTTGTCATTTCGATCAATTTTATGTATAGAGGTTGCTCAGATTTTATGAACTTTATAAGCATGTTACTAATACAAAAGTACATACAACTAGTTTTTAGTGCAGGCTAGTAAGCAATGAAATATTTActattattctaattttttaatttcatttttgtatttagcaTCTGCTATCTGAccaaattctttattttgcactCTGTGGTAAGTAGTATTAGAATTATGATAGGTGCAGAAGGTCTTACTTGTTCATCTGGGTCTATCCATTATtagtaaaatatactgtatatggagccTATTTGTAGCATATCAGTTTTGATCTGTCTTGTTAATTCTGTCACAGAGTGAATTCTGCACTGACCATGCCATGATTGCCTGGAATTAAATGGAATCTAATTTGTATGCCTGTTCTTTTTAGCTAGTGCAGTTTAGTGCCAGTTACCTGTATTTGTCTGGTCTCTTATAACTATGAATTCATTAATTTTGCGAATGCAGAATTCCCAATGTTCACCCCATATGCTGTTTTGCAAACAAACATTATAAactaaattattataatttataaactaaaaaaaatgtatggtgaTCTTCAGTTaggttgtgtaaaaaaaaaagtcaaaaagatATAATAGAGACTTCCGGTTCGGCGCCTGAGGTAAATGGAGGCTTGGGAGTAGAGCTCTGTCAGCCAAAGCCCATAAATCTGCAAATTATACTCAGCTGTCCCCCATAAGAGCTTCAAAGAGGCAAGGGAAATTACTACATTAACCACGGGTTATTTCAGCTGATTTATTGACAGGAGTGGGAGGCAACAGAGAGTTCCTGGGAAAGAACAGAGCATACCTGCTGAAAGAGTCATTCCAAAATGGTGGGGGCACGGCTTCTAGCTTAACCTGCTGCTGTGCAGACTGTGAGGAGAACCGGGAGCTTTTCCTGCGATGAAGTACGTTGCTGAATAACAGTTAATTATTCACAGAGTCGGGAGACTCTTCTGCTTGGAACAGAAAAGTTCAGGCGCCATCTTGTGGTCAAGTGTGTTATAGCAGTGGAAAAAAACCTGCTTGTACTAATGCACACAGTGCCTCAATTTTCTGTGAAAATAAGTGCCTGGTCATAACCTTTGCTGCTCACCTCTCACTTCTTACCATACTTCTCCTAATTGGAGCTCTCATATCAACTTCTTTCATTAGCAATTTCCACCTAAGCACAAGAAAATGAATTCCTTTCACTTAGACTCCTGAATTAGTGGAAGACCATTTTCTAGTTTGCTATCCTCAAGGTTTAAATTGTTGAACTTTTAATCTGCTCCTTGAGTTACCTCTCTAGCTCCCTAGTACTATTAATGTGTAGATAAAACTgtactgtgtataaaaaaaaaatatatataaaaagaaaaattacagaaaggaggggagaaaaaaaaaaagggtgaagAGAGAGAATACAAAATCTATTCAAgtgtaattcattttaaaaaatggcagcaAAATTCAATGGCAAAACTTATgagaaatcacaaaaaaagacTTCTAGACTCTTGGACACTGAAAACTCCAGTTCAGGGCAATCTCAAAAATCTTTCCCACTTAAGATGGATTCTGGTGAGGATTACTCCCTGATAGCCAGTGAAGTAGCAAGACTTATAAATCCTGTTATTGAAATGTCAATTAACAAAGCTGTGGATAAATTACAACTGGAAATTGGTAAAATTTCCCAACAACTGGGTCGCCACGATAAAAGATTCTTTGAGTTGGAATCAACTGTCTCCTCCATTTACGATGATTCTAACAAAACGCAAAAGAAAATTGATCATTTGGAGAAAAGAACGCATGAGCTGCTATTGAAAGTGGACGACCTCGAGAACAGATCTCGCAGGAACAATTTAAGATTTGTCGGCATTTCAGAATCACACAAAGTAGACTCTCTAGCCAAGCTAGTTTCCAAGATTATTCCTCTAAAGTTGGGAATTTCATTGACTAATGATCTGAAAATTGAGAGAATACACAGAATTGGCCCTTTTAAGGAAGCTCAACTCACCAGACCAAGAGTAGTTATTGCTAAATTCTTGGACTATTCTGAAAAGAATGACCTTTTCCAAGCTTACAAAAAATCCAAAGGACTGGAACTAGAGGGGAATAAAATCCTCATCTTTCAAGATTATTCACTTAGTCTTTCCCAAAGGAGGAAGGATTTTTCCAAAGCTTGCCAAATGTTAATGTCACTCAAAATCAACTTCTCCTTGTTGTATCCTGCAAAGTTGAAAATTGTTCTTCCCACTGGAACACGAATCTTCAGTGACCCCAAAGAAGCCACCCACTTTGTCCAACAATTGGAGACCAGGAATTTGAATAACCCAAAACAAACTCGTCCAATCCATAATTCTTCAGGATCCGATCCCTTCCCACAAAAGGATCAAAgggaaagaaagaatgaaaagtcACGTCTGCAAATTTAGTGCTCCTCTAAGGAACCCAGATTAGGCCCAGGTGGATGTCATAGATCAAGATCCAGATCACCTTTTTCATCATTAAAAATTTCTCCGCCACCTTCCATTGAAGATGACATGGCGTTTGACTCTTAATAGTCATGAGGAAGGGCAGGTTGGCTGGTGCTCTTTATCCTGATAACTCCTCTTGAGAAGAGGGTTAGTAGACCTCTATTACTAGGGAAAAAAGGAGGTCCATTTGTTAGTTATAACTTGAACATGCTTCAAATAGTTTGTTATTTTGTCAAGATTCAAGTTCAAGTTTGGTATTATGTTAAGATGCGTTTATTTaactgttttttcattattttaattactctcacatgctcagtgattgTTATCATTAACACTACCTCTATAGTTTTTTGCATCCACACTTATCTTTGTGCCCCCgatacaaagtaacaaaatgtCACTAAATATTATATCCTGGAATATCAATGGCCTAAACCACTacgtaaaaaggaaaaaagtcctTCAGCATCTCAAAAGTTTAAATTGTTACCACTTTATTTTTGTTGTCCTACCATTGCCATTCTATACCTCCTTGCCTTCAACTCTTTTTACCAAGTGTTTTTTCCTCACCTTTCTTTTCTTTACCAATAGCATATCATCACAGAGACGTCTTGTTCCCTCAAAACTCTCCCAGGATGGCTGCACGGGTGCCCCCGGATCCCCACTCATTTGACCTGAAGGTAGGCTCACACAATGTTAATGGCCTCAATGTGCCCCAAAAACGCACTATGGCCTTCTCTGACTATTTCAAATTAAAGCTTGACATCTTGCTGCTGCAGGAGACACATTTCAGCAAAACTTCATCACCCAAATACCTTTCCAAATACTATCCCCAGATTTACTTGGCAAATTCGCCCACAAAAACGAAAGGGGTGGCCATCCTTATCGCTAGACAGGTTAAATTTCAACTTACGCAGCAATATATAGACCCCGATGGCCGATTCATCATCTTAAAGGGACACCTTCAGAACCACTTGACTACGCTTGCTTCAGTATATGCCCCCAATAACTCAAAAcagaaatttttcagaattttttttaaaaaattgtccgAAATCTCGGAGGGCAGAGTCATTGTGGGGGGGGATTTTAACACGACCATGAATAACAATTTAGATAGATCTCGGGACATTTTGGACAAACAGACTACCAGTACAGGTGATAGAGACACGAAACACCTCATCAACCACCTGAAAGAGGAGGCGCTAGTAGACGTATGGAGAGAGAAACACCCCATAGATAGAGACTATACATACTACTCCTCTGTCCATGCCACCTATTCACGCATAGATTTCATCCTTACCAAAGCTCCATTATTACACTATATCCACACAGTTAAAATCCATGACATCACTTGGTCGGACCACGGTATGGTGGAAACGCTTTTCAAACGATGGGACAAGATCAGAGGAGGAGGTAGCTGGAGATTAAATGACTCCTTACTGCTAGACAGAGATATTTGCATGGAGATAACCAATTCCATTACAGACTACTTCCACAACAACACTCCGGCAGATACTTCCCTTGCTATCAGATGGGACGCCCACAAAGCTGTAATTAGAGGGCTCTTGATTAAACATGCCTCCCGAATAAAACGAACCAAGGAGGAGAAGATTAAACAGTTATCCCAAAAGCTCCACGATGTGGCCACAGCACATAAAAAACTCCCAACCCCAGaaaaatacagggaaatacaAGAACTTAGAACCAACCTAATTCaattgctttcagaaaaagctgcCTACGCAATGCGTAGAACTAAATACCACTATTATGAATATGCAAACAAGCCCCATACAATGTTGGCACGCAAACTGAGAGCTCTCCACACTACACAAACGATCCATGCACTTAGGACTCATAAAGGGACTGTGACGAGAGACACGGCACAAATTCTCAATATGTTTAGTAATTTCTACACGGAATTGTACTCCGCAGATAAAGCCCCACATGCCCACCTAGCCCGGGAATCCGACTTCTTGTCTAAGTGGAACCCACCTCAGCTCACTACAGAAGACCAAGACATGCTAGCTGCACCCATTGCAAAAGAGGAGATTGAGCATGTGATTAAACTTTCCAAACCGAATAAAGCCCCAGGCCCCGACGGCTACACAGCCAGGTATTACAAAAAATTTGTCACACTTTTAGGCCCACATTTAAAAGACCTCTTTCAATCGCTCCTAGATGGATCACCCTTGACAAAACCTATGCAATCGGCAACCATAACAATGATATTGAAACCAGGAAAGGACCCCTATAATTGTGACAGCTATAGACCGATTTCGTTGATAAATACTGATATCAAGTTATTCGCTAAAATACTGGCCAACAGACTTGCTGTGCTACTTCCCAAGCTAGTTCACAGGGACCAAGTGGGCTTTATACCAGGACGGCAGGCAGCAGATGGCATACGCACGGTGGTCGATCTGATAAGCATAGCGCATAAGATCCCCACTTCCTCCCTTCTATTATCTCTAGACGCACAAAAAGCATTCGACAGGGTAGATTGGAGATATATGTTTGCAGTCCTCGAAAAATTGGACATTCCACGATCGTTTCTCGCCGGGCTCAGGCAACTATATGACTCCCCTTCCGCACGGGTGCTTAGCATGGGCCTGCTGTCCACACCCATTGAGATCAAGGGAGGTACACGGCAAGGATGCCCCCTGTCG
Proteins encoded in this region:
- the LOC108708142 gene encoding LOW QUALITY PROTEIN: G-protein coupled receptor 37-like 1 (The sequence of the model RefSeq protein was modified relative to this genomic sequence to represent the inferred CDS: inserted 2 bases in 1 codon; substituted 1 base at 1 genomic stop codon), with product MRVSRVQKTSLLVIVGILLTSLVTXRSGKXYNKELEKEHAGQTSEPIRLSAERESQQEPRKSQVALGYPRLIHPPPSGTPMLNQISNDTSLTSTWNPQLQNPLYPLGESSISAYGVLLLSLVVFAAGIIGNLSVMCIVWHSLYLKSAWDSILAGLALWDFMLLFFCLPVVVFHEVSCLVVPYMEVTSLGVSTFSLCALGIDRFQSITSLQMSPRPVEQCQSILGKLAVIWLGSLILALPEILLWQFTQEQAPGSSMVIDTCIMIPAPNLPPVLHSLVLTYQHARMWWFLGCYFCLPLLFTITSLLVTLRIVGTTKDITYGQCQRQLRWIVASLATVYGVCTLPENVTNVIINYTSLDVSRDLLLLITQFFLFLKCAVTPVLLLCLSKHLGQTFLDCCCCCCEEAIRSDSKQHSASERKEHAEEPPTIPYNTRESELHLGTPC